Part of the Citrus sinensis cultivar Valencia sweet orange chromosome 2, DVS_A1.0, whole genome shotgun sequence genome, GCAGGATTCAAAAGGACCAAAAACCATATTTTGCCACATAAACCTTAGCTGATAAAAAGCTGAAGCTTATCATCTGGGTATATGGACAGCCTGTATTCATTTGTAGTTCTCATTAATTGCTATAACCACTAGTAGAAATCAAAAACTAAAGAGGAAAGACCATGATATATGAAAGTTACTGTTTGTGATAATACTAAAAAGAAGGAGCTTGTCAAATATAAACTGTAGCCTAAAAGcacttgaaaaaaataataataataatcatgtGTTGGAAATCCAAATCTCTTgccatttatatttatgtgaGAGGCAGGGGTGGTTTTAAACATAGGTAATTAGACGGTCATTTAAGGCCCCATATATTAGAAAGGTCTCATTGTAACCACTTAGGCCTCATATGTTAGaaggctttttttttatttccttaatatactcaaattaatttttttaacttacttaaaacaagaaagcctattttttaaatctctctttaattgataattatcttacaattaaattttttttacataaattttatatttgataacATTAATGTCAAAGAGTTATAATTAATAGCATTAATtgttaattcattattatttttttccaagaaaaatattagaaaattatttatctatttttaaaaacttaattatttaatatttttaaatttcgtGCGCTCTTCTCTACAAAGAAAACTATtacatttaatattatatatctgtttaaaaaaaaccttaatcatttaatattataaaatttcttgaaataATTGTCTcaggaaattatttttttaaaaaatcttgattacttttcttttttgaaatttctaactatcttattgattgttaattttatatatagttaaaaaaaattgattaaatttggactttttttaattttttttagttttgaagCTAGAAGCTAGTAAATGCAAAGAAGTTTCATAAAGAAATTTTGCCTAAGGCCCCTAATACTCTAGAGCCAGCCCTGGTGAGAGAAGGTTGGAatccttattttttatcatactttaataaattttattagtctaaaaaaatatattttatcggttaaattaattagtgcccacaattcaaaaatattttgaggcAAATTAGTACTCTAATGGTATAAGTATTTATATCTTCACCgctaaaaaatcaatttgatctttaatttaaaaaaataattcaaagtgctaattaattaaatttagggcAAGTTTGGTATtgttagattttaaaataattgttgttaactATATcgcataaataataaactgcaaagagaatcaattaaacgtttggtaaaatttatttttagaataacTATGAGTTTTAAAGGTAGTCGTTTATATTTAgtaaatcttattgttaaactaaTAAGAATGCAAAACactaaaatattgaataaaatttatttacacatttataaatatgtatgtatgatatttttattgtgtgtATGATAGTggataactaaaaaaaattattttgttaatttttatttttattttattatctcaatattattaataataatgataatcttcaaatttaataagtttatttcctaattgaataatgataattttgactttttataatatatgtgaggatatatatgaaattatattaattataaaaacgatcctcaaaatttaaattttgaaaagctaCTCTTtccttacttttcaaaatttactgTAAGATAAATGATTTTacaccaaaattaatttttaatttttcaaaatcccAAGTGGCCATGTCTCTGCCCTCAAAAAATCTGCTGCAAGATAAGTGACTTTACAccaaaactaaattttaatttttcagaaatatttttgaatctCTTAAAAGTAATCTCAGGGTCCTTAGAGTAAAAACTAGTTATATGCTTTtatcaaatcaaaagcaaacTTCAATTTTACCATAccgaaagaaaaattacatataaaatCTGAAATTGAGAGAATTCTTCGCGACAAAGCAATGAATGTGTTTGGTCAACTGTCTATCATTCATATTAATCAGCCCACATTTATTTCCTTCACTTGCCACCCATAAGAGTCTGATCTGTTTAAAGTAATACCATtaatttctctcttctctcctTACATATCCACCATGCTCAACAGCATGACTCTCCATTCATCAAATCATCATTGATAGTTAGttgtttgttgtttgttgTTCATGTTCTTCTAACAAAAACCCTAGTCATTGATATTTCATGTTCTTGTTATCCATGTTCTTGTTATCTTAATCATTTTTGAAGTTTCAACTCAAGCTTGTGACATGGACTCTATGGAGATAGAAGGAGCAAGCAGCAATGCTTACAGCAACAGAAATGGTGATAATAAAACTATTTCGTTTGATCGAGCCGCCGCTAGGGGAACATTCTTAGTATGGGAAAATCTATTTGCTGTTCTGCCAAATTTTGGAAACAATAAACCAACAAAGAGATTGCTTCAAGGACTTTATGGCTATGCTGAGCCTGGAAGAATTATGGCTATTATGGGTCCATCTGGTTCTGGAAAATCAACTCTTCTTGACTCACTAGCAGGTTTGTTCTTTTATTACTTCTCATCAAATGTAATTATTTGCAGGTTCTTCTAATGTGTGAACAAGCCGCGAgagaaattctttttcttgttttagaaattttgtGGGATGattctgttttttctttttctaaaaaaactATCGATATATATGGGCTGttaggaaaattaaatttgagtttCCATTTTAGGGTTTTAAGATTGCCTTTGCATCCAAATAAGAGAAATCCCACTTgtgaagaaattattttgggaTGTGTGAAAAAGTATGGGTAGCTAGCTGTCACTTAATATTATATCACGGACaattgttatttttcctttaaaatctCTTCTCCTTTTTTCTCCCTCTTTTATACTAACGTAATAAAACAATCAACATCTTAAGTAATAGTGACCCGTTTGATTAGAGAGAAGACTCAGCATGAAAAACTAAGAAGAGAGTCATAGTACGAAggtgtttcttcatttttgttttttctattCTAGGTGACACTTTGATATATAGGATCAAATGTTGAGAATTTTCGAAGGCTAACGCAATTTGCCGATCTTCTTgcctaaattttaatattggtaaaaaagaaatataactTTTCTAACGCTGTGTTTCAAGAACATAATATCAAATGCTTTCCTAATCCTAAACAACATTGCTTGATTTTGTTGCTTATTTCAAAGtaaatttctaaaaacaaGTTAGGCCTATATCTCATTGATACTTCAAGCTCAACGGTATGAGATAGACATTTGGCAATTAATGCATTTGATATTGATAGGCAACTAGAAACTACATACATTGGATAAAAACTTATGTGAGGTAGGCATCACCTCAACCTGCTCTAAGTAGTGCCACCAGGCCCACCACCCATTAAAAGCCTGTTATTTAATAGGTCTATTGGATCCTATAATGAGAtccacaaattaaataatataattttatatgcttttaaataaaaatttatgaattccGCTATAAGACTCTTTAAACTTGTTCAATGATGAGTCTTTAAAGAGTACGAGTCTGCTGAGATAATGCATTTGGACAACAAAAAACTGTTTTTTTCCATACATTGAAAATGGGTGGGGCAAAGCAAAGTCATTGTGTCATGTCCAATGGTCcaacaaagacaaaaaaacTTGTTATCAATGACATGTAATAAAatgactttaaaaattaaaatagggaAACTAGACTAGTAGGTAGGGACACATTCCATCTCTACGATATTAAATGAGACAGCTGGATTGCTGTTTGagataaaatgattttaaaaatattagcaTTATACTATATTTAATTTGACTCCTTAGTTGTTTACACAAGGATAATGTCGTTCAATAAGCctcataatatataagaagTTTATAGATTGAATTCTCCTCACAATAACTTCTAGAGAGAGATtagtgtaatttttgtttatatcgTGAAAGTTTGGAGTAGGGTATGTgacaaaagaataattttttttttaaaaaaataactcttTAATGGTCTATATTTTATCTCCCTAGTCCCTTCATGGCTACATGCTCCAAATTTCGGATTCAATTATTGAAATCAATTGTTTAATCGGAtcaccaataattttgaaaaaaaataaaactttggTATGaagaagttatttttttttctaatttgtttattcttctaatatattatttttattatccctctatttaaataaaatttatatttatcccAAGAGACTTGACCGCGTGGTCGAATTCAAATTAAGGAAAGGTAGGAgctaaaagtatttatttcGAATTTATCAACCAAAAATGTCATTTGTATTTATCATACTtctatatgaataaatttatgtttatcaTACCTCTATCTCAATGTTTTCGTTTATTTAAATTGTCACAGGTAGACTCTCAAGACATGTGATCATGACAGGAAATGTTCTTTTCAATGGGAAAAAGACTAGGGTGGACAGTGGTGTTCTTGTAagtattttggtttttttttttttgggaaaaaattaGTCAGTAATTCTGATATTTTCGAAgtgaaaaagataaaggaCTTCCAAttcactttttaaaaaaatttaacattgaGTTTTACCTTCCATTTTGTGTTAGACTAATTCCCAATATCatgtatgatttttaaaataattacttgaaaattaatttgagtttaaTGGCATAGCTAGCCTTTTCTATCAATAATTACTtgaaattatagattttttcTAAGATTTTACTATTTCAGtctagtttattttttttaaaaaaaaagtttactaTTTGACTCTGGAGACCTATGCGATATTACAAAacatttaattcataattttaagaatttaaagtataaataaaataaaatttaataaaattaaaattatcggAGAGGAATGAGGCGACATATATCTTTAGGGTGGCCAAgttgttaaatgaaaaaataataaagaaaataaaattgaaaattttaattgatccATTTTATATTAACTTCATCTTTAGCACCCTTtttctttacaaaattatgttatagcctaaaatttaatatttattcattatagcCCCCACTATTGGCAAATTTGACCTCTTGAGTTTTgcaaaaattttgttgtaaCTAATCGAAGTTATAGTTTCTCCATTATTACCACCGTTAAACGAAAATCCTGATACTATCGCTGAGTCAAATGAGGTGAATAATGttacaaatcaaaaaaatGTATCTCGTAAAATTCACTCCAAATCACATGGCCTGTACCGAtgcaacaaatattttaaccTTTTACGTTTCTGTTATGTAAATTTCAGGCTTATGTGACCCAAGAAAATGTGCTGTTGGGAACTCTAACAGTCAGAGAAACAATAACATATTCAGCTCACTTGAGGCTTCCAAGCTCCATGAGCAAAGAAGATATAAAGAGCCATGTAGATGGAACAATCCTGGAACTAGGTCTCCACGATTGCGCCGATACGGTGATCGGAAACTGGCACTTGAGAGGAATAAGCGgaggagagaaaaagagacTTAGTATTGCCCTTGAGATCCTCACAAAGCCGCAGTTATTGTTCCTTGATGAACCTAGCAGCGGTCTTGATAGTGCCTCAGCTTTCTTTGTGATTCAAACACTCAGAAATATCGCCCGCGATGGAAGAACTGTTATCTCTTCAATTCACCAGCCGAGTAGTGAAGTTTTTGCACTCTTTGATGACCTTTTCTTGCTATCTGGTGGTGAAACTGTTTATTTTGGAGAAGCAAAGTTGGCTGTGGAGGTATGTCAAGAAGTTTCCTTCAAGTAATAAGCATGATTTTTAGAATTGATATCTTGATGTCAACATTCAAGTATTGACGCAAAAGTTATTAGAGGgaaaaaacaataaacaataaGCCAGGTCTTCTCATTTGCAGTATTAATCATATTAGAACTATTATTAATGAAGTTTCTATTGTTAGAGTATAATTAGACAGAAAACTGTTAAAAGAGACAGAGAGCTGACAAAAATAAGGTAAAATCAATGTCggtttaacttgattttaaattaaattggtaaACTGACAACAGATTTAACTTGCTTCTGTCAACATTTTATCAacgttttattaaatatcatcgcttaattaattaggaaatctgattttgaaagAGTTGTGACGAGGGGATTCTCACGCTAGTCTTGACCGTGACACCATGTTATTAACCACCTTTAATCCCTTGGGTAAGGATAAGGCTAAGGCCAGCCatagtaaaaattaatgttaaaatgtAACAGTTTGagttgaattatttattttaaagttcaattattttataagcaTTGTGATGCCTATTTGAATACTGCGAATGATGGCTAGTCTTGCGCATTTCAATCTGATTGTTTATACGGATTTTTGCAGTTCTTTGCTGAAGCTGGTTTTCCATGCCCAAGTAGAAGGAATCCTTCGGATCACTTCCTGCGTTGTGTAAATTCAGATTTCGATGCTGTAACAACAACATTGAAAGGATCTCAGAGAATTCGAGTAAGTACATATTACCTTTTACTAAAAAtgagattaaatttatattcctAGTAACCCATCCTAGTCCTTGAATTTAACTTTTCCATTTGTGTAATGAAAGGATGTCCCAAGTTCATCAGACCCTTTCATGAACATGGCAACAGCTGAGATCAAAGCAAGGCTTGTTGAAAGCTATAGGCGTTCTAAAtatgccaaaagggcaagagCTAGGATTCAAGAGCTATCGGCCATGGTAAGTATTTCTAATCATTCTTGGGCTCTCCAATTTTAATTGCTTCATTAATATTTCACATCTCCGCTAGTTACATTTTCGCTTCTTTTACTCTCTAAGTTTCTAAATTAAGAACACAACAAGAGAGGTTTATAAACATATGAATTGCAGGAAGGGCTGGAAATTGAAATCAAAACTATAAGTAAAGCAAGTTGGTGGAAGCAACTTTCAACATTAACccgaagatcattggtgaacATGTCAAGAGATGTGGGATATTACTGGGCAAGAATAGCAATCTATCTAGTTGTATCTATTTGTGTTGGCACCATCTTCTTTGATGTTGGCACTGGCTACACTGCAATCCTGGCTAGGATTTCTTGCGGTGCTTTTATTACAGGCTTTATGACTTTTATGTCTATTG contains:
- the LOC102612728 gene encoding ABC transporter G family member 15 isoform X1; the encoded protein is MDSMEIEGASSNAYSNRNGDNKTISFDRAAARGTFLVWENLFAVLPNFGNNKPTKRLLQGLYGYAEPGRIMAIMGPSGSGKSTLLDSLAGRLSRHVIMTGNVLFNGKKTRVDSGVLAYVTQENVLLGTLTVRETITYSAHLRLPSSMSKEDIKSHVDGTILELGLHDCADTVIGNWHLRGISGGEKKRLSIALEILTKPQLLFLDEPSSGLDSASAFFVIQTLRNIARDGRTVISSIHQPSSEVFALFDDLFLLSGGETVYFGEAKLAVEFFAEAGFPCPSRRNPSDHFLRCVNSDFDAVTTTLKGSQRIRDVPSSSDPFMNMATAEIKARLVESYRRSKYAKRARARIQELSAMEGLEIEIKTISKASWWKQLSTLTRRSLVNMSRDVGYYWARIAIYLVVSICVGTIFFDVGTGYTAILARISCGAFITGFMTFMSIGGFPSFIEEMKIFYHEKLNGYYGVTVYILSNFLSSFPFLVAISLMSSSITFFMVKFRPGFSYFAFFTMNIFLCISVIESLMMVVASLVPNYLMGVVVGAGVLGIIMMTSGFFRLLPDLPKLFWRYPISYLSYGSWAIQGAYKNDFLGVEFDPMFPGEPKLKGEDIIKNTFGISIDRSKWWDLSAIVVILISYRLLFFIILKFKERACPVFKSIYAKKTLQYLDKRPSFRNMPSRTFSSRRHQPPHSLSSQEGLSSPLN
- the LOC102612728 gene encoding ABC transporter G family member 15 isoform X2, with product MTGNVLFNGKKTRVDSGVLAYVTQENVLLGTLTVRETITYSAHLRLPSSMSKEDIKSHVDGTILELGLHDCADTVIGNWHLRGISGGEKKRLSIALEILTKPQLLFLDEPSSGLDSASAFFVIQTLRNIARDGRTVISSIHQPSSEVFALFDDLFLLSGGETVYFGEAKLAVEFFAEAGFPCPSRRNPSDHFLRCVNSDFDAVTTTLKGSQRIRDVPSSSDPFMNMATAEIKARLVESYRRSKYAKRARARIQELSAMEGLEIEIKTISKASWWKQLSTLTRRSLVNMSRDVGYYWARIAIYLVVSICVGTIFFDVGTGYTAILARISCGAFITGFMTFMSIGGFPSFIEEMKIFYHEKLNGYYGVTVYILSNFLSSFPFLVAISLMSSSITFFMVKFRPGFSYFAFFTMNIFLCISVIESLMMVVASLVPNYLMGVVVGAGVLGIIMMTSGFFRLLPDLPKLFWRYPISYLSYGSWAIQGAYKNDFLGVEFDPMFPGEPKLKGEDIIKNTFGISIDRSKWWDLSAIVVILISYRLLFFIILKFKERACPVFKSIYAKKTLQYLDKRPSFRNMPSRTFSSRRHQPPHSLSSQEGLSSPLN